The Pirellulales bacterium sequence AGCAAACCGGCGAACATGACATGGCCGCGGCGCAATACGAGAAGGCGCTCGCACTGGACAAGAATCACCTGGACGCCTTGGTAAGCTATGCCCACATGCTTGATGGGCAAGGCCAGAAGGTGAAAGCAACGGAATATTATGTCCGCGCGGTGAAGGCCCACCCGCAGGATGCGTCGGCGGCGAACGATTTGGGCCTGTGCTACGCACGTCAGGGGAAATACGAGTTAGCGCTCGAATACCTGGATAAGGCCGTTTCGCTGCAGCCCGATCGTGAACTGTATCGCAACAACATTGCCACGGTCCTGGTCGAAATCGGCCGCCCGGACGAAGCCGTGCAACAGATCGCGGCCGTTTATGGCGAGCCGATCGCGCATTACAACGTGGGCGTATTGTTGAACCACCAGCGCAGGCCTGAGCAGGCGATCCGGCAATTCGCCATCGCGATTCAGCAGGATCCGGCGATGGAGGAAGCCCGCGAGTGGCTGGACCGGCTCAACGCCGAAGCCCCGCGCGAACAGTTGGCAAGCGCGCAGATGGTCGAAGACGAGTCGGTCGAGAGCTCGGTTCGCCCGG is a genomic window containing:
- a CDS encoding tetratricopeptide repeat protein produces the protein MAGFSLVGCVSPKPGDADYGQQPTGLAALSPSAIGQSVSKSVKAGTDKVSQSLKPKPKSEEVAKRDSAGGWWPVKKKDPPPTPEFFVALARVHEQTGEHDMAAAQYEKALALDKNHLDALVSYAHMLDGQGQKVKATEYYVRAVKAHPQDASAANDLGLCYARQGKYELALEYLDKAVSLQPDRELYRNNIATVLVEIGRPDEAVQQIAAVYGEPIAHYNVGVLLNHQRRPEQAIRQFAIAIQQDPAMEEAREWLDRLNAEAPREQLASAQMVEDESVESSVRPAAQTERIDGERADAKSSRRGSRVAALPKQGAASRQEAYVPPKPVDSPAQQPTAQASEPAAVTPAVDMQTIPASPSGYVPPSRY